AATAGCTTTTGTGGTCATAATAGAAGAAGTGGATTTTTGAATATTTATTGATTCTTTGAATAtttagaatattttatttattctttgaatattttatttattaattgaaTATTTAGAAAATATTTATAAGTTTCACCATTTCAATCTTAATTCAATCATATATTTCTTCAAATGATCCGATGTTTATGGCAAAATTATTTGCTCATTTCCTTGAAATAAAACATTACCTTTCTTGTCTCTTCTCTCCTGCTAGGACTGTCTATAAAACAAAAGGCCGAGATTGCCTGCAATGGCCAATTTCAGCAAGACATCCGTGTCTTCTGTGAATTATGGACCACAATGTGCTGCTATGTACAATAATACTCTGTCATCGACTCACAATATTTCCAACAGTGGACCAGAGGAGAATTCCAGTTCTGATTTTATCTTCATGTTATATAGTTGCATCTTCGCGTTATATATTTGCATCATTGGACTTGTGGGGAATGGAATTGTCATCTACCTTCTCGGTTTCCGCATTAAATGGAGCCATTTCACTATTTACATCCTGAACCTGGCTGTTGCTGACTTTGGGAATCTTCTGTTCCTTAATCTGAGTGTTATTTTAATACTGACGAACACAGGAAGCGAACATGGGTTTACAGCTGTTTCATGGTTTGCCTTATTCATGTATACTGCGAGTCAACTTCTATTGACCGCCATCAGCATTGACAGGTGTGCCTCTGTCCTCTTCCCCATCTGGTATCGATGCCGTCCGCCACCACACCTGTCCACCATGgtgtctgccctgttgtgggttCTCTCCTTCCTGTCCTCCGGCAGTGGAATAATTTTGCAGCATTTTGGGGCATACGGGACATTTCATTTTACATTTATTGCAGGTTCTGCTGTTTTCTTCCCTCTGATCATTATCTCCACCATGATTCTGTTGTTCAAAGTGTACTGTATATCGCAGCAGCCTCAGAGAGGAAGAGTTCTAACCATCGTGTTAATTACTCTCCTTTTCTACTTAATCTTTGCTTTCCCCACGAATGCTATTTACACACTCAATTATTTTGCTGATTATAACTACGTCCATCTAGAAATATATGGCGACTTAGGCGCCTGCCTCAACAGCTGTGTCAACCCGGTGATCTATTTCCTGGTTGGGAGGAAGGAGATGGGTCAACAAAGGCAGAGCCTGAAGGTTCTACTCCAAAGGGCTttccaggaggaggaagagcagacAGAGCAACAGGAACAGGGCAACACAACCCAGACATCAATCTGATACCACCATCATATCAAAATGCATCTTGCTTTGCTGAAAAAATTGCAATTGTCACCCTCTGACCTTGTCCCTCCCACATGCCATAAATCTCAGAGCTCCTTTGGTTCACAAGACCTCATCCAGCCAGAGGAAAACTGAGGATTTGTCTTGTACAAAGTCAGTACACCGTGATCCGGAGGATGCACAATCTATTGCATCTCCAGAGATGATGGTTTCATATCCATGCTTTTTCATGTGCATTCTTATTTCATGTATCCGATTCAGTTTTGAAGTTTGCTTTTGTAGTGCATTGAGCATAAACGCTTCCCAATAAACGGCTTAATTTGTATCAGTAACATTTTGGATTCTGTGCCTTCCTAGTGACAAGCAGGTACCCACCAGAGTAGAAGTCACCCACAGGAAAAGAGACCTCCTCCTTAACATGACCAAATCAATAAGGATGATGTGCAATGAATTGCATCTCCTGCCCACACCCAAATTCACGTGAAATCAGTGTCCCAGGAATCCATGTCCCATGAAAATACTCATTCAAGAATTGATCCTGCAACTCTTTAAGATCCCTCTCACACAGTCCATAGGAAGCAAACGTTATTCTTAGAACTATAAATTGGCTAATCTATGCTGCGCTAAAAAGTGCAGAGATggaatggctcagtggtagagcatctgcttggcacgcacaAGCTATGAGGCTCACCTCCAGGCATCACTAGGCAACAGGTGATGggaatcaggtaggaggtgatgggaaagatctcagccCTGGATACCATCACCACCATGCAGAAGCATGAggcccactgccagtctgagtaggcaaaatTAACTTTGAAGGACCGATCatttgattcaatataaggcagcttcatatacgtATCCATGTGTCCTGCACAATACAGACCTGCCTAATCACCTAATCAAATTCTTAATCAACAGGATGACTTCACCTTCTACCCTTCTACACGGCTGGAAGCAACTGAATTATCCAAAGTTTCAGATTTCTTAAACTGGCTACAAAGACATCTGACCAGattggtgtagagcaggggtggccaacggtagctctccagatgttttcgcctacaactcacattagccccagccattggccatgctggctggggctgatgggagttgcaggcaaaaaacatctgaagagctaccgttggccacccctggtgtagaggttaagagtggcagactctaatctggagaacaggtttgattccccactcctccacgtgaagcctgctggtaaccttgggacagtcacagtcctctcagagctctctcatccccatctacctcacagggtgtctgttgtgagaagtgGAAgcgaaggagattgcaagctgctctgagactctaagtgaagagCAGGTTATGAATccaacttctcctcctcttccttctcctccttctcctcctcttcctcctccccccccctctaaatGAATGAGTTCTATGCTGTAGCAAGGACTATTCATACTTTTCAGATGTGTAGGGTTTCCTAATTATTACCTACCAATTATAATAAGCAGGACTATTTATCTCACTGCAGTTCCCATGAGCCTTTGGGGATCGCGGCCAGTAGAAGCGAGAGCATCGTGGATGCTGTGATATCACTCACCCAGAAGGAATATTGAAAGGCAACCTGTGGCTACCAACATGTGAGCATTCCCACCTCCCCCATTGTCTCACAACGACAACCCTAGGCTGGCATTGTgggatgggcccaaggtcacccagtgagctcccaTGGGACAATTGATTTctctattgtttatttatttagattcttTATCATCTACCTTTCTCACTGGCATTCAAGGCAGAATACAAAGAGTGAATCAATACAATCAAAAGGACGGGGCATTTGGCAAGCCATGGCCTAAGATTTGGGTGTAGAACGAACCTGAAATCTAAAATAGAGGACTGAAGAAAAGCCTGAGTGCTAACTTGTCACTTCAAATGATCCGCAGTTGCTTAactgatggagagccagtttggtgtaggggttaagtgtgcggactcttatctgggagaactgggtttgattccccgctcctccacttgcacctgctagcatggccttgttcAAATGAATGTCCCAAGGGGAAAATAAGAAATATCTTCCCAACAGTAAGAAAAAGCTCAGAGAATTACCCGGGGCTCTCGGTGTGCCTTCTGCAACTCTTCATTATGCACCAAAAacagggatgggagggaggataTTAGATAGTTGGCTGGAGAGTGCAGGAAGTGGGGGTCCTTCGGATACCCTGACTCAAAGCAGTCTTGAAGGTGAGAAGCAGCACTGTGAATTGTACCCAGAAAGAAATGGACGATGGGCAACCAACCCTTAGAATTGTAGAAtcaggggccatacagaccatctagtagGGAAGgttgactctccagatgtttttttgcctacatctcccatcagccccagccattggccatgctggctggggctgatgggagttgtaggcaaaaaaacatctggagagccaacgttccctaccccttagtccaaccccctgctccatgcaggatccgcctaaagcatctccaagaAATAAACATCCagctgcattttgaagactgccaatgaacgggagctcaccaccttcctaggcagctgttcctcctctgaactactctgactgtaattccccaccccaccccacgcctaatatccagccggtacctttctgcttgtaatttgagcccattgcttctggtcctatcctcagctgccaagtgggaacagctccttgccctcctctaaatgacagcccttcaaatacctaAGGAGAGCAATCATGACCTCAGtgaagtacaatgccacagagtccaccttccaaagcatccctttatTCCTGAGGAGCTGATCTTTCACCAGAGTGCTATGGTCCCTGTATCCACCCCTAACTCTATGTCATCCCCAGGAAAACAGTGTCGGGGAGTGGGACATCACATTGCTGAGGACTTCTTTTCAGAAAAATAATAACTCCGAAGAACGCAATATGGTCTTGTCACAGACTACAGCGGGGTCCAGCACACAAATAGGTCCTAAATTCTCTCACTTATGTCATTAGCACTTCTGTCTCTTTAGTACCTTTGTGGGTTCAGTGGTCCAGCAGATATGAATTCCTCTGAGGAAGGTCTCTCCAGGCCCGGCACATGAGGTTCTTGTGCCTCAGGCAGAACCCCAGCATGCCCACCCCAACCTTGGGAGCAAACTATTTCTGCATGCGTGGCGCTATGACATCACTTATAAGTGACCTCATTGCACTGGACACAGTGCCTTCTCCTGCCCAGCGTGCTCCGAGTTCAGAGTGCGCTGGGCAGGGGAATTCACATTCTTCCTGGGCCCAGAAAGAACACTGGGCTCCTACTCTCATCCAGCGTGCTCTGAGTTTGGACTACGCTGGGTGGGAGAAGCTGTGTTCTTTCTCAGCATTGAGGGATCGGGGGAgcttctccaacccctcagagtCAAGAAAGGCTCAGGGACGGAGTGAGCAGGGACGAGGAGGGGGTGCTCACCCCGCCCAAGCTCCTGCCGagagctggtgccccaggcagacgcCTAGTTCACCAAttcccacgtgccggccctgggTCTCTCTATGCCTCCAGAACTCCTATGGGCTTtcaaccttctcctcctctttcaacAGCAGATTCATGTAAAAGGCATTACTGTTGTTTCATCGGCTTGTGATCAGCATACGACTCAACGCAACCACTTTATGCATCATGAGAAGAAGCCTGCTGATCATATAACATTGATAGCGAGTGCAACATGGCGTGTTCTTTGCTTTTCTTTTGGTGTTGCAAACTGCTGTGAGCttttgaggaagaagaaggaaaaaaaaaaaaacagcacaaaaGGGACTGAATAAATACAGTAGATAAACTCTGCTAGGAGCTCTCAGAATCCTGCAAGTTATTCCGAATTCTTCTACTCAGCAGTCAGTTTGTTGAGAACTATAAAAGTATCATGTTTCCCACTAATTTTTCAGGAAGGAGATGCAAACAAACAATTCTATTTGTACCAGTTCCGTGGATGGAGACAGATAAGGAAAAGAGTTATAACGATATAATATTCTCACATGCACATTTATCTATCCGGGTATTACTTCTAAGATGTTTCCCCTGATATTAATGTCACATAGTGGGGAATCAGGAACTCACAGTCTGCTGATCATCATCTTCTGCAAAACATACAGAAAGAGACCcatcttgttgcttgttcattcccatctctgtctctctgtcctgAAGTTCTTGGAGAACTTCCTTCAAGAACACAATTGCAGCTTTGGAGCCTCTTGAACAGCTGACACTGGATCCACTGCAGATAAGGTAAGGTGAAGATATCCCCGTGACCACTCTTTTGTTTGACTTAAGAAAAAATGGCACCAGCTACATGGCTTTTTAACTTATGAAAAGAGATTAATTAATTGGGAAATCAATTAACATCATGAAGAAGGGAGGGGAAATCCAGGTGAGTAGCTGAGTTGGTCATAAAGATGCTATTGCATTacagagagccagtctgatgtaATAGTTAAGAGGGTCAGCACAACGACCCGAGtcagcagggcccacaaacaggtagttgtccaaataatgaacgacgtcCTGTAAACTCACTTTCTcgtgcacagcccattccaaaaaggtgctgaaacactcgaaagcggcacatgatacagagcaacccataggcaatgccctgtccatgtaaaattgccctgcaaacgaaaaacccagcagctcaaaatcatccaggtggacagggagaaggcgaaatgccgacttgatatcgcatttcgccaactcagccccctgaccacagcatcGCACGATGCAcacggcctgatcaaatgaggtgtacctaaCGGAACATAGCTCCTCGGGTATGCCATCATTGACAGAagaacccctggggtaagaaagatggtgaatcaaacgaaattcaccaggtgctttctttggcatGACTcccaacggggaaaccctaagattcAACACAGGAGGACTGGCgaaagggcccaaaatcctgccctacgccagctccttagcaatttttgCTTCCACTATATGCTTTAAACCCacaactgacttaaggttcctggaccaagttggtactcgagaaccttgaaaaggaattctaaaacccaacgtaaaaccgttcaacaaataacaactgtcctccctacgtgggtacctacgaagccacttctcaagaggccccacctttatcgggctgggaccaCTTTCCAGTTTGAGAAGGACCCCCGCCTGATCTTTTCTGGCCCTTATGTGGTCGAACTCTAGGGCAGTTGTTGAAGgaatgtgggccagcacacagggggcattcgtgcttaaagtggcagtctttacgactgcacgccccctgggacccatactcccagcaaagcaagcaggattgaaccacctgccctgcaaccctgcgggaggaggaggatgcaCCAGAAGGCGAAGAGGAAGCCCTAGTCactaggtgaccactgtcagattggtcccccaaattgggccgagcaggtgacatcacctgcagccacaactgttggtgaatccgatcccaagggagtgaagggtacaaagcggccctcatcctgaactcctggtcatattggatccaggccgggccgctgaacatcgtataccccttgtatatgatgtccatatattgaatcaacgcggcggcccgccagggctgcgcacgtgctatcactcccgcatatatgaaaaaccccgggagccaattggcccaggtctgatcaaccttcctcttcctgagcttctccttctctttatcgtccagctcctccttgtccttcttctccaattccctaaataaaagggagaatacgtccacatattccccttttaagattttctctctcgtggcaggcagcaggtgatcacccagcgGCAAAGCCACCTCCCTAAAAGGCATAGCACTAAAGGGGACCGCCCCAtatggagatgggaaaccccaacctCTAGGCCAAGTCGCTGCGGATCCCTGCTGACCCACCCCGGGCCAATTACCAAATGGACCAAACTGACTCTGTGGCTACATCcagttgctctgctgctctaagcctggagtagaaggagccccagcaccgcccaacggagcacccgccccaccaggaccagcagacccccaagccccccaaggccacacaggcccaggatGAGGCAAAGAGCCGTCCCCAGACTTACCAGCCgataaagcaggcaccaaagctgatcCAGTACCACCTGCACCGGACGACGTGCCCGCACCAACATCAGAGCCagcaggccccacagctcctccagcagcaactgcagcagatctgccctccaaaagagataagcgggtcaatatatctgcctgcaaagcacgcttGGACAACCGACCCTTCttgggcaactgagaaggtggaaaccccgatgcctgctcaagtgcccgcagcctctgaaaaatggctgcattaacttcatcgtcCCCTTCATCGTCCGAagacgaaggggggggggcttagaaggaggcttaggagccttaggggcaggctgtttcccttttgattttccactgcctttgcgacccgacatgttcgctaaagagcac
Above is a window of Heteronotia binoei isolate CCM8104 ecotype False Entrance Well chromosome 7, APGP_CSIRO_Hbin_v1, whole genome shotgun sequence DNA encoding:
- the LOC132574871 gene encoding mas-related G-protein coupled receptor member H-like, yielding MANFSKTSVSSVNYGPQCAAMYNNTLSSTHNISNSGPEENSSSDFIFMLYSCIFALYICIIGLVGNGIVIYLLGFRIKWSHFTIYILNLAVADFGNLLFLNLSVILILTNTGSEHGFTAVSWFALFMYTASQLLLTAISIDRCASVLFPIWYRCRPPPHLSTMVSALLWVLSFLSSGSGIILQHFGAYGTFHFTFIAGSAVFFPLIIISTMILLFKVYCISQQPQRGRVLTIVLITLLFYLIFAFPTNAIYTLNYFADYNYVHLEIYGDLGACLNSCVNPVIYFLVGRKEMGQQRQSLKVLLQRAFQEEEEQTEQQEQGNTTQTSI